The following coding sequences lie in one Tichowtungia aerotolerans genomic window:
- a CDS encoding alpha-mannosidase encodes MSDAQKTFHVISGTHWDREWRFTAEQSLLRLAELVDELLDIMERNPDYKCFLLDGGTVVIEDYLSARPQNEERLRALMNAGRIQTVMWYTLPEMSSVAPESLIRNLLIGKRMADGFGGAVNAGYTATSYGQISQLAQIYAGFGMKSALSYRGTNKEQVPPICRLESPDGTQIFHLRCFDEVTRTNWFFFPHYKLVLGKHPRDLSTEWNASDWPVHMADAGLYETAFQLKNESMDFNADPEAIREAIRMLGAQAEPQMVNSQLLALDMEDNAVPYEKLPALIAACNAAQDEYQIQQAGIDEYVDACLDGLDADSVPVLRGEMRYTLVEAGFNGLLGATHSSRMDLKLENDLAQRELINVAEPLAAMSALCGGTYESALLERAWLYLLKNHAHDSICGAAISQAHEDNPFRFHATTSIALECSRKASEELWTKIDTAGTFEDGDLTLTFFNTLPVTRKRIESVVVDTPRPNFGNFKVETCTGVGPIVEGFEPDKMLTFQYFDLIDEEGNKVPYTVFQREDIDMEVERKLDANAAVFDILRNRLLIDIELPPMGWRTLAVRPRLREYEPNPQPKGERSFIAFQSGILENEFVRAQINPNGTLDLTDKQTGRTAAGLHVWADDASTGNAHKHSGVLRDTVVSSLCEPAHLTLVENNALRATWQIELTLPVPECAQGADRSRNTVPVAISTRVTLAKGSRRLEFKTTIDNSAKDHRLRLLFPTGIQTDFAYADSPFDVIKRCVLWNDTKDNMEPHHPFQPMQRFVTVSDDKAGFSFMSKGVGEYEVFDDADRTLAVTMLRTTRVSMKANRGKMTPEELDRSNGHQLQGTYEVEYAVTLHDGNWNDAGIHWEADDFRTPVRVLQGVPKPGILPPKQSLLEIEENRNVQISALYRTEEGATVLRLWNSAPEPVKTKLTLQADFQTLEKINLDESPSGEELPILGNKTELTFRPLEILTLCFR; translated from the coding sequence ATGTCTGACGCACAGAAAACCTTTCATGTAATCTCCGGAACGCATTGGGACCGGGAATGGCGCTTCACGGCCGAGCAGTCCCTGCTGCGGCTGGCGGAGCTGGTCGACGAACTGCTCGATATTATGGAGCGCAATCCGGACTACAAGTGCTTCCTGCTCGACGGCGGCACCGTGGTGATCGAGGACTATCTCAGCGCCCGGCCGCAGAACGAAGAACGCCTGCGCGCACTGATGAACGCCGGGCGGATTCAGACGGTCATGTGGTACACGCTGCCGGAAATGTCATCGGTGGCGCCGGAGTCGCTGATCCGCAACCTGCTCATCGGCAAACGCATGGCCGACGGGTTCGGCGGAGCCGTCAACGCCGGTTATACCGCGACGTCCTACGGCCAGATTTCGCAGCTCGCGCAGATCTATGCCGGCTTCGGCATGAAATCCGCGCTCTCCTACCGCGGCACCAATAAAGAACAGGTCCCGCCGATCTGCCGCCTCGAAAGTCCGGACGGAACCCAGATCTTCCATCTGCGCTGTTTTGACGAAGTCACCCGCACCAACTGGTTTTTCTTTCCGCACTATAAACTCGTACTCGGCAAACATCCGCGCGACCTGAGCACAGAATGGAATGCCTCCGACTGGCCGGTGCACATGGCCGATGCCGGGCTGTACGAAACGGCCTTCCAGCTCAAAAACGAAAGCATGGATTTCAATGCCGATCCGGAGGCCATTCGCGAAGCAATCCGCATGCTCGGCGCGCAGGCTGAGCCGCAGATGGTGAACAGCCAGCTGCTTGCGCTCGACATGGAAGACAACGCCGTGCCTTACGAAAAGCTGCCGGCGCTGATCGCCGCCTGCAATGCCGCACAGGATGAGTATCAGATTCAGCAGGCGGGTATCGATGAATACGTCGATGCCTGTCTGGACGGGCTGGATGCAGATTCCGTTCCCGTTCTTCGCGGGGAAATGCGTTATACGCTCGTTGAGGCCGGATTCAACGGCCTGCTGGGTGCGACGCATTCTTCCCGGATGGATCTGAAATTAGAGAACGATCTCGCACAGCGCGAGCTGATCAATGTAGCGGAACCGCTGGCTGCGATGAGTGCGCTCTGCGGCGGTACGTATGAGAGTGCTCTGCTCGAGCGGGCGTGGCTGTACCTGCTGAAAAACCATGCTCACGACAGCATCTGCGGCGCGGCGATTTCACAGGCGCACGAAGACAATCCGTTCCGCTTTCACGCCACGACGTCGATTGCCCTCGAATGTTCTCGCAAAGCCTCCGAAGAACTCTGGACGAAAATCGACACCGCCGGAACCTTCGAGGACGGCGATCTGACGCTCACCTTCTTCAATACGCTGCCGGTTACCCGCAAGCGGATTGAATCGGTCGTTGTCGACACGCCGCGCCCGAACTTTGGAAACTTCAAGGTCGAAACCTGTACCGGCGTGGGCCCGATCGTTGAAGGGTTTGAGCCCGACAAAATGCTGACGTTCCAATATTTCGATCTGATTGATGAAGAGGGAAACAAGGTTCCGTATACGGTCTTTCAGCGCGAAGACATCGATATGGAAGTCGAACGCAAGCTCGACGCCAACGCGGCGGTTTTTGACATCCTTCGCAACCGGTTGCTCATCGATATCGAGCTGCCGCCGATGGGCTGGCGCACACTGGCTGTGCGACCGCGCCTGCGTGAGTATGAACCGAATCCGCAGCCGAAAGGGGAGCGGTCCTTTATCGCGTTTCAGAGCGGAATACTCGAAAACGAGTTTGTCCGTGCGCAGATCAATCCGAACGGCACGCTGGATTTGACCGACAAGCAGACCGGTCGCACGGCTGCGGGACTGCACGTCTGGGCGGACGATGCGAGCACCGGCAATGCGCACAAGCACAGCGGCGTTCTGCGCGATACAGTGGTCAGCAGCCTTTGCGAACCGGCACACCTGACGCTGGTTGAAAACAATGCGCTGCGTGCCACCTGGCAGATTGAGCTGACGCTTCCCGTGCCGGAATGCGCGCAGGGCGCTGACCGCTCGCGTAATACCGTGCCGGTTGCCATCTCCACCCGCGTGACGCTGGCCAAAGGCAGCCGCCGTCTTGAGTTTAAAACCACGATTGACAACAGCGCCAAAGATCATCGTTTGCGCCTGCTGTTCCCGACAGGCATTCAGACCGACTTCGCCTACGCGGACAGTCCGTTTGATGTCATTAAGCGGTGTGTTTTGTGGAACGACACGAAGGACAACATGGAACCGCATCATCCGTTCCAGCCGATGCAGCGCTTTGTCACCGTCAGTGACGACAAAGCCGGATTCAGCTTTATGAGCAAGGGCGTCGGGGAATACGAAGTGTTCGACGATGCGGATCGTACCTTGGCAGTCACGATGCTGCGCACCACGCGTGTTTCGATGAAAGCCAACCGCGGCAAGATGACGCCGGAAGAGCTGGATCGCAGCAACGGTCACCAGCTGCAGGGAACATACGAGGTTGAATACGCCGTGACACTGCACGACGGAAACTGGAACGACGCGGGGATCCATTGGGAGGCCGATGACTTCCGTACGCCGGTGCGTGTGCTGCAGGGCGTTCCGAAGCCGGGCATTCTGCCGCCGAAACAGTCGCTGCTGGAGATTGAGGAAAATCGGAACGTCCAGATTTCTGCGCTGTACCGCACGGAAGAGGGCGCGACGGTTCTTCGTCTCTGGAACAGTGCGCCGGAACCGGTGAAGACGAAGCTGACTCTGCAGGCAGATTTCCAGACATTGGAAAAAATTAATCTGGATGAGTCTCCGTCCGGCGAAGAACTTCCGATCCTTGGAAATAAAACCGAGTTGACTTTCCGGCCCCTGGAAATTCTGACCCTGTGTTTCAGATAA
- a CDS encoding glycoside hydrolase family 38 N-terminal domain-containing protein, which translates to MISHTHWDREWYQCFEEFRLRLVDLIDHLLEIYDKHPNYVFYLDAQTICLEDYLEIRPHRRGRLRELIASGNLLVGPWYVQNDFHLTSGESTVRNLLIGSAIASEFGRCEMVGYAPDQFGLISQLPQILKRFGVQNAVFGRGFNFYQQGEDGAPVRESRPAEFEWISPDGSGVFSIHLSKWYNNAQRFSEDPERALRYLQHVDKELEPFCTTPFRLLMNGVDHLEAQGNLLPILSRLQQDMEGAAEISQSTLQAYIDRVSGYLSDRAVPAVHGELRYGIDLDLLQGTLSSRRYLKALNSRCQTLLELELEPLYAALAVSTGGAQSYPADMMLYLWKELIKNHPHDSICGCSVDRVHQDNENRFLRVIDGGEDLKQRGIQGLLDRISRDGMAADHYLLAVVNPLPHTRSEVVTAQVRLPLDEKVSGFRLTAPNGESVPYHVVESKKHNRMTLSPFNLPGQLAVEELTIRFYAAEVPASGYAVYRLEPDSNAPAACQAEIGTGCRIENEFLRLSVQPTGRVDLEDLQSGKVIESVLSFEDTTDLGDSYCCIPGDAFDLSGAEPVVTLEEENDLCQSLRLDYSLMLPESLDRKRGIRTGSVENRVSLLLTLRRGSPVLDLNAEIENASSDHRLRMLVHSGVNADSSLCAQPFDVVVRPRYPEQEWLNTDKCQPVSDWVSVKDSEAQISVLTDGVYDYEYLRDERHSLAFTCVRATGRITNDLFGEDGNGVEQAPEWAAPENQCLRSTPFHIGIRVGQASSAELFREKQCWVSSLLYGFDSADHHKFLNGRPCVQSADLSEMFFRDLPAEQVCLPLQSSSVELRGDGVFSAFKQAEDRRGLILRLFNPSDEPVSVDLGNVTGWREVMLDETPQEAWQSAEIPPVLTPKQILSLELKFG; encoded by the coding sequence GTGATCTCCCACACTCACTGGGACCGTGAATGGTATCAGTGTTTTGAGGAATTCCGGCTGCGGCTGGTGGATCTGATCGACCACCTGCTGGAGATTTATGATAAGCATCCGAATTATGTCTTCTATCTGGATGCACAAACCATCTGTCTGGAAGATTATCTGGAGATTCGTCCGCATCGGCGGGGACGATTGCGGGAGCTGATTGCCAGCGGGAATCTGTTGGTCGGCCCGTGGTATGTTCAGAACGATTTTCATCTGACCAGCGGTGAGTCCACGGTTCGCAATCTGCTGATCGGGTCTGCGATCGCGAGCGAATTCGGCCGCTGCGAAATGGTCGGCTATGCGCCGGACCAGTTCGGGCTGATCAGTCAGCTTCCCCAGATCCTGAAGCGGTTCGGGGTCCAGAATGCCGTCTTCGGGCGCGGCTTTAATTTTTATCAGCAGGGCGAAGACGGAGCGCCGGTGCGCGAATCCCGCCCGGCAGAGTTTGAGTGGATTTCTCCGGACGGCTCCGGTGTGTTCTCGATTCACCTCTCAAAATGGTATAACAACGCCCAGCGGTTTTCCGAAGATCCGGAGCGGGCTTTGCGGTATCTGCAGCATGTAGATAAAGAACTGGAGCCGTTCTGTACCACACCGTTCCGGTTGCTGATGAACGGGGTCGACCATCTGGAAGCGCAGGGAAACCTGCTGCCGATTCTTTCACGGCTTCAGCAGGATATGGAGGGAGCCGCCGAGATTTCGCAGTCCACGCTTCAGGCCTATATCGATCGCGTGTCCGGCTACCTCAGTGACCGGGCCGTTCCCGCGGTGCATGGAGAGTTGAGGTACGGCATTGACCTGGACCTGCTTCAGGGAACGCTCAGCTCTCGTCGGTACCTGAAAGCGCTGAACAGCCGATGTCAGACACTTCTTGAACTCGAACTGGAGCCGCTTTATGCCGCGTTGGCCGTATCGACCGGCGGGGCTCAGTCCTATCCTGCAGACATGATGCTTTACCTGTGGAAAGAGCTGATCAAAAACCATCCTCACGACAGCATCTGTGGGTGCAGCGTGGACCGGGTTCACCAGGATAATGAAAACCGTTTCCTGCGGGTGATCGACGGGGGAGAGGATCTGAAACAGCGCGGAATTCAGGGTCTTCTTGACCGGATCAGCCGCGACGGGATGGCTGCGGACCATTATCTGCTGGCTGTCGTTAACCCGCTTCCGCACACGCGTTCCGAAGTGGTCACGGCCCAGGTTCGGCTCCCGCTGGACGAAAAGGTCAGCGGATTCCGGCTCACCGCTCCGAACGGCGAGAGTGTGCCGTACCATGTGGTTGAGTCCAAAAAGCATAACCGCATGACGCTGTCTCCGTTCAACCTTCCCGGCCAGCTGGCGGTCGAAGAGCTGACCATCCGTTTCTATGCGGCCGAAGTTCCGGCTTCCGGCTATGCGGTCTACCGGCTTGAGCCGGACTCGAACGCTCCGGCTGCATGTCAGGCGGAAATTGGAACCGGATGCCGGATCGAGAATGAATTCCTGCGGTTGTCCGTGCAGCCGACAGGGCGTGTCGACCTGGAAGATCTTCAAAGCGGGAAGGTGATCGAGTCGGTGCTGTCATTTGAAGATACGACGGATCTTGGAGATTCCTACTGCTGCATTCCGGGAGACGCCTTTGATCTTTCCGGCGCAGAGCCGGTTGTGACTCTGGAAGAAGAAAATGATCTGTGCCAGTCCCTGCGCCTGGACTATTCACTGATGCTTCCGGAATCGCTGGATCGGAAACGCGGCATTCGCACCGGCTCTGTGGAAAACCGGGTGAGCCTGCTTCTGACGCTTCGCCGGGGATCTCCCGTGCTGGATCTGAATGCGGAGATTGAAAATGCGTCCTCCGACCACCGCCTGCGGATGCTGGTTCACAGCGGGGTCAATGCAGACTCCAGCCTGTGTGCCCAGCCGTTCGATGTTGTGGTTCGCCCGCGCTATCCGGAGCAGGAGTGGCTCAATACCGATAAGTGTCAGCCCGTCTCCGACTGGGTTTCAGTCAAAGACAGCGAAGCGCAGATCAGTGTGCTGACAGACGGAGTGTACGACTATGAATACCTGAGAGATGAGCGCCACTCGCTCGCCTTTACCTGCGTGCGTGCGACAGGCCGTATCACAAACGATCTGTTTGGAGAGGACGGAAACGGCGTTGAGCAGGCTCCGGAATGGGCCGCTCCAGAAAATCAATGCTTGCGCTCTACGCCGTTCCATATCGGGATCCGGGTGGGGCAGGCCTCTTCTGCGGAACTCTTCCGTGAAAAACAGTGCTGGGTCTCGTCGCTGTTGTATGGCTTTGACTCCGCGGATCATCATAAATTCCTGAACGGCCGTCCCTGCGTGCAGAGTGCGGATCTCAGTGAAATGTTCTTCAGGGATCTTCCGGCGGAGCAGGTCTGTCTGCCGTTGCAATCCTCCAGTGTGGAACTGCGGGGAGACGGAGTGTTTTCCGCCTTTAAGCAGGCCGAAGATCGGCGGGGACTGATTCTGCGTCTGTTCAATCCGTCGGACGAACCGGTCTCTGTTGATCTGGGGAATGTGACCGGCTGGCGCGAGGTGATGCTGGATGAAACTCCGCAGGAGGCCTGGCAGTCGGCAGAGATCCCGCCCGTGCTGACCCCGAAGCAGATTCTCAGCCTGGAACTGAAGTTCGGCTGA
- a CDS encoding GxGYxYP domain-containing protein yields the protein MMTICSVPNGFKKWTRRIFASVISAGCLVGAVSACAQQTVVSEPNASVYVLDLWKIYEQEGFDSLEKQVNATYFITALQGIVNRDESRLFLDAAVNLIGVELDSFHIKGRDKQADFESMDRRWLAWLQQSGLLGQRPVVEIESVKDLLSVFADEVNGLALWDMETPSSVNLALTAAGCEDLLPLSADLDDGFLQQRIAASGISLPVVQNFTGYASKAAKQGITGKELIYRTMLDLYLKSGKASPYHLWYNLDAFTWNPPVVSYGGNKHLGNRNILQHNGLYNGDYWISQRGLFVDLYPLDDAAPNDDLRQVPGTDLRLWNDLLEESYRQRDGAFGVMGGFAPWWVKYTDAVGNAHPPIDAEQAFIRLATSYNLWNDADAAFGLSNASFYRHLPLPKPSEFTNPAVEKPELKKDTIYVCLFMLDHDGSAWLNQIAHTIYDRPGRGTVPLNWAINPLLSDRVPHVFRYLLENRTEQDFFRIGDDGAGYVDPYYLVGSNRTGRIKEDGYEAYCQAAKPYLDRLNMDLMAFYISDQEFTEEILAPIAALTPAGMGLNRTATLKEVAGVPVKFAQAYHHRDKAMFTSEMARLFERAGSGLIYPEFYAYRLILFRPSMVADVVTELRKQHPAANIEFLDAHTFMSLKQEGDKLPLTSPWMHKKRLEARAGEGPSGLEPVRAGDGAFAVVKDGDASVWRLAPSAKSPRYFYVTVDDAFSKENELADDLQVRIALSCDAPVTVGLQYNSMWPAGDFPNPYKAHPKKTRQSPGEAQEIVFKLDRPYFKNSQNAMADFRVIISGQGTVDIESMILEHDAE from the coding sequence ATGATGACAATATGTTCTGTTCCCAACGGGTTTAAAAAGTGGACGAGGCGGATTTTTGCGTCGGTGATTTCAGCCGGCTGTCTGGTCGGGGCTGTTTCGGCGTGCGCCCAGCAGACCGTTGTTTCGGAGCCGAATGCTTCGGTTTACGTGCTGGATCTCTGGAAAATCTATGAACAGGAGGGATTTGACTCACTTGAGAAACAAGTGAACGCTACCTATTTTATTACGGCCCTGCAGGGCATCGTGAACCGCGATGAGTCGCGGCTGTTTCTGGATGCCGCGGTGAACCTGATCGGGGTGGAACTGGATAGTTTTCATATTAAGGGACGTGATAAACAGGCAGATTTTGAGTCGATGGACCGCCGCTGGCTGGCTTGGCTTCAGCAGTCGGGGCTGCTGGGACAACGGCCCGTTGTTGAGATCGAATCGGTTAAAGATCTGCTTTCTGTGTTTGCCGACGAGGTCAATGGGCTGGCGCTGTGGGATATGGAAACTCCATCCTCTGTGAATCTGGCGCTGACGGCAGCCGGGTGCGAGGACCTTCTGCCGTTGAGTGCAGATCTTGACGACGGGTTTCTCCAACAGAGGATTGCGGCGTCAGGGATTTCGCTTCCGGTTGTTCAGAATTTTACAGGGTATGCCTCGAAAGCGGCCAAACAGGGGATCACCGGTAAAGAACTGATTTACCGCACGATGCTGGATCTGTACCTGAAATCCGGCAAGGCCAGTCCGTATCATCTCTGGTACAATCTGGATGCGTTTACCTGGAACCCGCCGGTTGTCAGTTATGGGGGAAACAAGCATCTGGGCAACCGCAATATCCTTCAGCACAACGGACTTTACAACGGCGATTACTGGATTTCGCAGCGCGGCCTTTTTGTGGACCTCTATCCGCTGGATGATGCAGCACCCAATGATGATCTGAGACAGGTTCCCGGCACAGACCTGAGGTTGTGGAATGATCTGCTGGAAGAAAGTTACCGTCAACGTGACGGAGCATTCGGTGTGATGGGCGGGTTTGCTCCGTGGTGGGTGAAATACACCGATGCCGTTGGCAACGCGCATCCGCCGATTGATGCGGAGCAGGCGTTTATCCGGCTGGCGACATCATATAACCTGTGGAACGATGCCGATGCCGCATTCGGGCTGTCCAATGCTTCGTTTTACCGTCATCTGCCGCTGCCGAAGCCGTCGGAATTCACAAATCCCGCAGTGGAAAAGCCGGAGCTGAAAAAAGATACAATCTATGTCTGCCTGTTTATGCTCGATCATGACGGGTCGGCATGGCTGAACCAGATTGCCCACACGATTTATGATCGTCCCGGCCGGGGAACCGTCCCGTTGAACTGGGCGATTAATCCGCTCCTCTCGGATCGCGTTCCGCACGTGTTCCGCTATCTGCTGGAAAACCGGACCGAGCAGGATTTCTTCCGCATCGGCGATGACGGAGCCGGTTACGTCGACCCATATTATTTGGTGGGCAGTAACCGTACCGGCCGTATTAAAGAGGACGGGTATGAGGCCTATTGTCAGGCGGCGAAGCCGTATCTCGATCGGTTGAATATGGATCTGATGGCATTCTATATCAGCGACCAGGAGTTCACTGAAGAGATCCTCGCGCCGATTGCCGCCCTGACACCGGCCGGGATGGGACTGAACCGAACCGCGACTCTGAAGGAGGTTGCCGGAGTTCCGGTTAAGTTTGCGCAGGCTTACCATCATCGGGACAAGGCCATGTTCACGTCTGAAATGGCCCGGTTGTTTGAGCGGGCCGGCTCCGGACTGATCTATCCTGAGTTTTACGCTTATCGCCTTATTCTGTTCCGTCCGTCTATGGTGGCCGATGTCGTGACAGAACTGCGCAAACAACACCCCGCAGCAAATATCGAGTTTCTGGATGCCCATACCTTTATGTCTCTGAAGCAGGAAGGAGACAAACTTCCGCTGACCAGTCCCTGGATGCATAAAAAACGGCTGGAGGCCCGTGCAGGAGAAGGGCCGTCCGGGCTGGAGCCGGTGCGTGCCGGTGACGGGGCGTTTGCTGTAGTGAAGGACGGTGATGCATCCGTTTGGAGGCTGGCTCCTTCCGCGAAGAGTCCTCGTTATTTCTACGTCACAGTGGATGATGCTTTTTCCAAGGAAAATGAACTGGCTGATGACCTGCAGGTCCGGATTGCATTGAGCTGTGATGCCCCGGTGACTGTGGGACTTCAATATAATTCTATGTGGCCTGCAGGCGATTTTCCCAACCCCTATAAAGCGCATCCGAAAAAAACAAGGCAGTCTCCCGGAGAGGCTCAGGAAATTGTCTTTAAACTCGATCGTCCATATTTCAAGAACAGCCAGAATGCCATGGCGGATTTCCGTGTAATAATCAGCGGGCAGGGAACGGTGGATATAGAGTCAATGATCCTCGAACATGATGCAGAATAA
- a CDS encoding sodium:solute symporter family transporter: MNAMNYFGLLDYIFMGGYLLILLGMGFYLKRLASRSLENYICGGRHIPWWMMGVSGMANFLDLAGTAVIISFLFMIGPRGLFVEFRGGAVLILPFMMLWAGKWHRRSGCLTLAEWNIFRFGDNWGGRFAQQMIVISVILFTIGMLAYLIIGAGIFLSMFLPFSPMACSIGLIGLATFYNMISGFYGVVYTDLFQSSIIIAAVIYISIKAFGITDSAEQISAVAQQVTGTADWISGMPRWTVDMPKGYEAYRPLMAIMGLYLVRTIFFGAGSGGDQRYFGARNDRECGMLSLFWTVLMTLRWPMMIGIAVLGLFAVHNLLPNHDAVAQASQLIQAHYPGTEGQAWDALISGLSHNPASYPAELIDQLKTLLGTDQFSGKLQLLSSQGTINPEKILPAVLLISVGEGMRGILVIALVAAALSTFGSTVNLTTGMIVNDLYKKWIRPKASTRELIFASWASVAILVIAGFFFSVTLKNINDIWGWLMMGLQSAILVPMFLRFYWWRFNGGGYAFGCLGGLVATIIQRAIAPELNEGWQFVITLAGGLAGAIIGTYTTQPTDPEVLKNFYLKTRPFGIWGKLKQQLPEEERIKVSKEHSRDLISVPFALLWQITMFLLPMLALIKNWKGSIITFVLWLIGGIGLWFFWYRHLPKTNFYED; this comes from the coding sequence ATGAACGCAATGAACTATTTCGGGCTATTGGATTACATCTTCATGGGAGGCTATCTCCTGATTCTTCTGGGAATGGGGTTCTACCTGAAGCGACTGGCGTCCCGCAGTCTGGAAAACTACATCTGCGGCGGGCGGCACATTCCGTGGTGGATGATGGGGGTGTCCGGAATGGCCAACTTTCTGGATCTGGCGGGAACGGCCGTCATCATCTCTTTTCTCTTTATGATCGGCCCGCGCGGACTGTTTGTTGAATTCCGCGGCGGCGCGGTGCTGATTCTCCCGTTCATGATGCTCTGGGCCGGAAAATGGCATCGGCGCTCCGGCTGCCTGACGCTGGCCGAGTGGAATATTTTCCGGTTTGGTGACAACTGGGGCGGACGCTTTGCACAGCAGATGATCGTGATTTCCGTCATTCTGTTTACAATCGGCATGCTGGCCTACCTGATTATCGGCGCCGGAATTTTCCTGTCGATGTTTCTGCCCTTTTCTCCCATGGCCTGCTCCATTGGCCTGATCGGGCTCGCCACGTTCTATAATATGATTTCCGGATTCTACGGCGTGGTTTACACCGACCTGTTTCAGTCCTCCATCATCATCGCCGCGGTCATTTACATATCGATTAAAGCATTCGGAATCACAGACAGCGCCGAACAGATCTCGGCCGTGGCACAGCAGGTAACCGGCACCGCCGACTGGATCAGCGGAATGCCCCGCTGGACCGTGGATATGCCCAAGGGCTATGAGGCCTACCGCCCGCTCATGGCCATCATGGGACTCTACCTCGTTCGCACCATCTTCTTCGGTGCCGGCTCCGGCGGCGACCAGCGCTACTTCGGAGCCCGCAACGACCGCGAGTGCGGCATGCTCTCACTGTTCTGGACCGTTCTGATGACCCTCCGCTGGCCCATGATGATCGGCATCGCCGTGCTCGGCCTGTTTGCCGTGCACAACCTGCTGCCGAACCACGATGCCGTCGCACAGGCCTCCCAGCTGATTCAGGCCCACTATCCCGGCACGGAAGGTCAGGCCTGGGACGCACTGATCTCCGGCTTATCACACAATCCGGCAAGCTATCCCGCCGAGCTGATCGACCAGCTCAAAACCCTGCTCGGCACCGACCAATTCTCCGGGAAACTCCAGCTGCTCAGCAGCCAGGGAACCATCAATCCGGAAAAAATTCTTCCGGCCGTTCTGCTGATTTCCGTGGGAGAAGGTATGCGCGGCATTCTGGTGATTGCGCTGGTGGCGGCGGCCCTGTCCACCTTCGGCAGCACGGTCAACCTCACAACCGGCATGATCGTAAACGACCTCTACAAAAAATGGATCCGCCCGAAAGCCTCCACCCGCGAGCTGATCTTTGCCAGCTGGGCCAGCGTGGCCATTCTGGTCATCGCCGGCTTCTTTTTCTCCGTGACGCTGAAAAACATCAACGACATCTGGGGCTGGCTGATGATGGGGCTGCAGAGCGCCATCCTCGTCCCCATGTTCCTGCGTTTCTACTGGTGGCGCTTTAATGGAGGCGGCTATGCATTCGGCTGCCTCGGCGGGCTGGTTGCAACCATCATACAGCGCGCAATTGCTCCGGAGCTCAATGAAGGCTGGCAGTTTGTCATCACACTGGCCGGCGGACTGGCCGGAGCGATTATAGGAACCTACACAACTCAGCCCACAGACCCCGAGGTTCTGAAAAACTTCTATCTGAAAACCCGGCCGTTCGGAATCTGGGGAAAACTCAAGCAGCAGCTTCCGGAAGAGGAGCGGATCAAAGTCAGCAAAGAACATTCCCGCGACCTGATTTCCGTCCCGTTCGCCCTTCTCTGGCAGATCACGATGTTCCTGCTGCCCATGCTCGCATTAATTAAAAACTGGAAAGGCAGTATCATCACATTTGTTCTGTGGCTGATCGGAGGAATCGGGCTCTGGTTCTTCTGGTACCGCCACCTGCCGAAAACCAATTTCTACGAAGACTAA